One stretch of Pararhizobium qamdonense DNA includes these proteins:
- a CDS encoding Flp family type IVb pilin: MKTLMRFMNDNSGATAVEYGLLATLISAAMVVGLGAFSDNLLLVFQKITTTLAGAPK, encoded by the coding sequence ATGAAGACTTTGATGCGGTTTATGAACGACAACTCCGGAGCCACTGCCGTCGAATACGGTCTTTTGGCTACTCTGATCTCCGCCGCCATGGTCGTCGGTCTCGGTGCGTTTTCGGACAACCTCTTGCTCGTGTTTCAGAAAATCACTACCACGCTCGCCGGCGCGCCGAAATAA
- the mutT gene encoding 8-oxo-dGTP diphosphatase MutT, translating to MESAGRKILLVAACALVDSDGRILLAQRPEGKSLAGLWEFPGGKVEPGETPEETLIRELDEELGVRTKVACLAPLTFASHTYDDFHLLMPLYVCRRYEGVAHGREGQAVKWVRPKALRDYPMPPADEPLIPYLMDLL from the coding sequence ATGGAGAGTGCCGGCCGGAAAATTCTGCTCGTTGCTGCCTGCGCGCTGGTCGATAGCGATGGCCGGATCCTTCTGGCGCAGCGGCCCGAGGGCAAGTCCCTGGCGGGGCTGTGGGAGTTTCCGGGCGGCAAGGTCGAGCCCGGCGAGACGCCGGAGGAAACGCTGATCCGCGAACTGGATGAGGAGCTTGGCGTGCGCACCAAGGTCGCGTGTCTGGCGCCTTTGACCTTTGCCAGCCACACCTATGACGATTTTCATCTGTTGATGCCGCTCTATGTCTGCCGGCGTTATGAGGGCGTTGCGCATGGCCGGGAAGGGCAGGCGGTGAAATGGGTCCGTCCCAAGGCCCTGCGCGACTATCCAATGCCGCCGGCTGACGAGCCACTTATCCCCTACTTAATGGATCTGCTCTGA
- a CDS encoding carbon-nitrogen hydrolase family protein has translation MTFKAAAIQMCSGVDPAENAGTMAKLVREATAKGATYVQTPEMTGALQRDRAAMKAALRDEGSDLIVAAASKLAGELRIYLHVGSTAIGLADGKMANRGFLFGPDGKKITHYDKIHMFDVDLDNGESWRESAAYTPGATAKLVSLPFGKLGCAICYDVRFPELFRAQAAAGAQIMSVPAAFTRQTGEAHWEILLRARAIENGMFVIAAAQAGVHEDGRETFGHSMIIDPWGRVLTSASGTGAGIVIADIDIAQVAAARGKIPNLKNGRPFQLEEVPLSASGDVAA, from the coding sequence ATGACGTTCAAGGCCGCAGCGATCCAGATGTGTTCCGGTGTCGATCCGGCCGAAAATGCCGGGACGATGGCAAAGCTCGTGCGCGAGGCTACCGCCAAGGGTGCCACATACGTGCAGACGCCGGAAATGACCGGCGCGCTGCAGCGCGACCGTGCAGCAATGAAGGCTGCGCTTCGTGACGAGGGCAGCGATCTGATCGTGGCCGCAGCATCGAAACTTGCCGGCGAACTGCGCATCTATCTGCATGTCGGCTCAACGGCGATCGGCCTTGCCGATGGCAAGATGGCCAATCGCGGCTTCCTGTTCGGGCCCGATGGCAAAAAGATTACCCATTACGACAAGATCCACATGTTCGACGTCGATCTCGACAATGGCGAAAGCTGGCGCGAAAGTGCCGCCTATACGCCGGGGGCGACCGCAAAGCTGGTGAGCCTGCCGTTCGGCAAGCTCGGCTGCGCCATTTGCTACGACGTGCGCTTCCCCGAGCTGTTCCGGGCGCAGGCAGCAGCGGGTGCTCAGATCATGTCGGTGCCGGCAGCCTTTACCCGCCAGACCGGCGAGGCGCATTGGGAGATCCTGCTGCGCGCGAGAGCGATCGAGAACGGCATGTTCGTCATCGCCGCCGCCCAGGCCGGGGTGCATGAGGATGGCCGCGAGACTTTCGGGCATTCGATGATCATCGATCCGTGGGGACGCGTTCTGACTTCGGCTAGCGGTACCGGCGCGGGCATCGTGATCGCCGATATCGACATCGCCCAGGTTGCGGCGGCGCGCGGCAAGATTCCCAACCTCAAGAACGGCCGGCCGTTCCAGCTCGAGGAGGTGCCGCTCAGCGCCTCCGGGGACGTGGCCGCTTGA
- a CDS encoding response regulator transcription factor, which produces MRVLLVEDNEILGEAVRDHVAAADHAVDWMKTLDDARISLRAVAYGLVLLDLRLPDGSGIALLKELRAAGNATPVIILTAHDQISDRIEGLNSGADDYLVKPFDLGELSARMLAVIRRYGGNIAPMIHYGELKISPVDRRVFAGEVEVGLSGREWAVLDTLLARPGAIISKAQIEEALYAFGSEIESNTVEVYVSRLRKKLGRDHVVTVRGVGYKIGATA; this is translated from the coding sequence TTGCGTGTTCTGCTCGTCGAGGACAATGAAATATTGGGCGAAGCGGTGCGCGATCACGTCGCCGCAGCCGATCATGCCGTCGATTGGATGAAGACGCTGGACGATGCGCGCATATCCTTGCGCGCCGTGGCCTATGGTCTTGTCCTGCTCGATCTGCGCCTGCCGGATGGCAGCGGTATTGCGCTCCTGAAGGAATTGCGCGCGGCCGGCAATGCGACGCCGGTAATCATCCTGACTGCCCATGACCAGATTTCCGACCGGATAGAAGGCTTGAACAGCGGTGCCGACGATTATCTGGTCAAGCCGTTCGATCTGGGCGAACTGTCTGCCCGCATGCTGGCCGTCATCCGCCGTTATGGCGGCAATATTGCCCCTATGATCCATTATGGCGAGCTGAAGATCAGCCCGGTGGACCGGCGGGTTTTTGCCGGCGAGGTGGAGGTTGGCCTTTCCGGGCGCGAATGGGCGGTGCTCGACACGCTTTTGGCGCGGCCTGGGGCGATCATTTCCAAGGCGCAGATCGAGGAGGCACTGTATGCGTTCGGCTCCGAGATCGAGAGCAACACGGTGGAGGTCTATGTGAGCCGCCTGCGCAAGAAGCTCGGGCGTGACCATGTCGTGACCGTGCGCGGCGTCGGCTACAAAATCGGAGCGACGGCGTGA
- the grxC gene encoding glutaredoxin 3, with translation MASVVIYTRQFCGYCSAAKKLLETKGVQFEEHDATYAPEIRQKMIERSNGGTTFPQIFINNAHIGGCDDLHALERAGKLDAMLAA, from the coding sequence ATGGCTTCGGTTGTCATTTATACCCGTCAATTCTGCGGCTATTGTTCCGCAGCCAAGAAACTTCTGGAAACCAAGGGCGTGCAGTTCGAGGAGCATGACGCAACCTATGCTCCGGAAATTCGCCAGAAAATGATCGAGCGGTCGAATGGCGGCACGACTTTCCCGCAGATCTTCATCAACAATGCCCATATTGGCGGCTGCGACGACCTGCATGCGCTGGAACGCGCCGGCAAGCTCGATGCGATGCTTGCGGCGTAA
- a CDS encoding ComF family protein, with protein sequence MRGLVAAAVDAVYPPVCAGCGRLTGQHRGVCPACWATLRLIERPYCEVLGLPFSHDLGAGILSADAIANPPVFERLRSAAIHDGIAKALVHGLKYRDRTDLAVMMAQWMIRASDGTVAACDAIVPVPLHAFRLFGRKFNQSAELARAIARSSGKPYLATVLIRHRRTAQQVGLGASQRAENVRGAFSVTEDGRAALFGKRIVLVDDVYTTGATVSAATRALKRAGAGDVTVLTFARAMSGLI encoded by the coding sequence ATGCGCGGTCTGGTGGCGGCGGCGGTCGATGCCGTCTATCCGCCTGTTTGCGCCGGTTGCGGCCGTTTGACCGGGCAGCATCGCGGCGTCTGTCCCGCCTGCTGGGCGACGTTGCGGCTGATCGAGCGGCCCTATTGCGAGGTTCTGGGCCTGCCGTTTTCCCATGATCTGGGCGCGGGCATCCTGTCGGCCGATGCGATCGCCAATCCGCCGGTGTTCGAGCGGCTGCGCTCGGCTGCCATCCACGACGGCATTGCCAAGGCGCTCGTCCATGGTTTGAAATATCGCGACCGCACCGATCTCGCCGTGATGATGGCGCAATGGATGATCCGGGCGAGCGACGGCACCGTTGCGGCTTGCGATGCGATCGTCCCGGTGCCGCTGCATGCGTTCCGGCTGTTTGGCCGCAAGTTCAACCAGTCGGCCGAGCTTGCCCGGGCCATCGCCCGCAGTTCCGGCAAGCCATATCTCGCGACGGTGCTGATCCGCCACCGGCGCACCGCGCAACAGGTTGGGCTGGGCGCCAGCCAGCGTGCGGAGAACGTGCGGGGCGCTTTCTCGGTGACCGAGGACGGCCGGGCGGCGCTGTTTGGCAAACGGATCGTACTCGTTGATGACGTCTATACGACGGGGGCCACCGTTTCGGCGGCGACCCGGGCGCTGAAGAGGGCGGGGGCAGGCGATGTGACGGTTTTGACCTTTGCAAGAGCCATGTCCGGTCTTATATGA
- the ubiG gene encoding bifunctional 2-polyprenyl-6-hydroxyphenol methylase/3-demethylubiquinol 3-O-methyltransferase UbiG: protein MTEQARSTIDQTEVDRFSAMAAEWWDPKGKFRPLHKFNPVRLTYIRDRVSDNFGREAKALQPLKGLRILDIGCGGGLLSEPMARMGADVVGADASEKNIMIARTHAAGSGVAVDYRAVTAEALAQAGETFDVVLNMEVVEHVADVEFFMSTCASMVRPGGLMFVATINRTMKAAALAIFAAENVLRWLPRGTHQYDKLVRPEELEKPITASGMDVTDRTGVFFNPLSNQWNLSKDMDVNYMIVAKRPA, encoded by the coding sequence ATGACCGAGCAGGCCCGCAGCACCATCGACCAGACCGAAGTCGACCGGTTTTCCGCCATGGCTGCCGAATGGTGGGATCCGAAGGGCAAGTTCCGGCCGTTGCACAAGTTCAATCCGGTCCGTCTCACCTATATCCGCGACCGCGTCTCGGACAATTTCGGCCGCGAGGCCAAGGCGCTGCAGCCGCTGAAGGGCCTGCGCATCCTCGATATCGGCTGCGGCGGCGGTCTTCTGTCCGAGCCGATGGCCCGCATGGGGGCCGATGTGGTCGGCGCCGACGCCTCGGAAAAGAATATCATGATCGCCAGAACCCATGCGGCCGGCAGCGGCGTTGCGGTCGATTACCGCGCTGTCACCGCAGAGGCGCTGGCGCAAGCCGGCGAGACCTTTGATGTCGTGCTCAATATGGAAGTGGTCGAGCATGTCGCCGATGTCGAATTCTTCATGAGCACCTGCGCTTCGATGGTGCGCCCCGGCGGCCTGATGTTCGTCGCCACCATCAACCGCACGATGAAAGCGGCAGCGCTCGCTATCTTTGCCGCCGAAAATGTCCTGCGCTGGCTGCCGCGCGGCACCCATCAATATGACAAGCTGGTGCGCCCGGAAGAACTGGAAAAGCCCATCACCGCCAGCGGCATGGACGTCACCGACCGCACCGGCGTCTTCTTCAACCCACTGTCGAACCAGTGGAACCTGTCGAAGGACATGGACGTCAACTACATGATCGTCGCCAAACGCCCGGCGTAA
- a CDS encoding methyltransferase domain-containing protein — MDIVFDQTLIEARRKRAFRNGDPKAQFLLEIAAQELSERLDVVERHFDKAVELHGYTGLTARYIANTGKVTDIERIETDPAFAAPDETVSAASLETVPLSPESVNLIVSPLSLHLTNDTPGVFIQVRRALKPDGLFLAAIPGSGTLQELREVLLAAESEMTGGASPRVIPFADVRDIGALLQRAGFSLPVADTESYTVRYASLFSLLKDLRSMGMTNPLSARSRKPLTRSFFVRAAEIYAERFADPDGRIRATFSIIYISGWAPHESQQKPLKPGSAKQRLSDALSTRELPLKE, encoded by the coding sequence ATGGATATCGTTTTCGACCAGACGCTCATCGAAGCCCGCCGCAAGCGCGCCTTTCGCAACGGCGACCCCAAGGCGCAATTCCTGCTGGAGATCGCCGCCCAGGAACTGTCGGAACGCCTTGATGTCGTGGAGCGCCATTTCGACAAGGCAGTCGAACTGCACGGCTATACCGGCCTTACCGCCCGCTATATCGCAAACACCGGCAAAGTGACGGATATCGAACGCATCGAAACCGATCCGGCCTTTGCCGCCCCGGATGAAACGGTCTCCGCCGCATCGCTGGAAACGGTGCCGCTATCCCCGGAATCGGTCAATCTCATCGTCTCGCCGCTATCGCTGCACCTGACCAACGATACGCCCGGCGTGTTCATCCAGGTGCGCCGTGCGCTTAAACCCGACGGCCTCTTTCTCGCCGCCATTCCCGGCTCCGGCACCTTGCAGGAGCTGCGCGAGGTTCTCCTGGCGGCCGAAAGCGAAATGACCGGCGGCGCCAGCCCGCGCGTCATTCCCTTTGCCGATGTCCGCGATATCGGAGCGCTTTTGCAGCGCGCCGGCTTCAGCCTGCCGGTCGCCGATACCGAAAGCTACACGGTGCGTTACGCATCGCTGTTTTCGCTCTTGAAAGATCTGCGGTCGATGGGAATGACCAATCCGCTTTCGGCCCGCAGCCGCAAGCCCCTGACCCGCAGCTTCTTCGTGAGGGCGGCGGAAATCTATGCCGAACGCTTCGCCGATCCGGATGGCCGCATCAGGGCGACCTTCTCGATCATTTACATTTCCGGCTGGGCGCCGCACGAAAGCCAGCAGAAACCGCTGAAACCCGGCTCGGCGAAACAACGGCTATCCGACGCGCTGAGCACGCGGGAACTGCCGCTGAAAGAATAG
- a CDS encoding GNAT family N-acetyltransferase: protein MAVQNTISKAELPNVRRLEAVGFRAWPAASVQYDGSWLIRLTAGHDSKRLNSVNPLDPSDSRDIEVRLQKAAKRFSDYGRPLTVRQTPLTPPPLIAYMDDQQWPAFSESIVMMADIPPNDTTESIEHLPLRDVGRFVDARLQICGESSLEKAGLAEIINAIKPECGLFLFEAQDEGPIAVSLAVHDNDLAGILQVAVAESVRRQGVGSAIVNASLRWARLRGARTAWLSVEADNEGAIQLYRKFGFKDVYRYAYRRQGV from the coding sequence ATGGCCGTGCAGAATACGATTTCGAAAGCGGAATTGCCGAACGTGCGCCGTCTGGAAGCCGTCGGCTTTCGCGCCTGGCCGGCGGCTTCGGTACAGTATGACGGCAGCTGGCTGATCCGTCTGACGGCGGGACATGATTCCAAGCGGCTGAATTCGGTCAATCCGCTCGATCCGTCCGACAGCCGCGATATCGAGGTGCGGCTTCAAAAGGCCGCCAAGCGTTTTTCCGATTACGGCCGGCCGCTCACCGTCCGCCAGACGCCGCTGACCCCGCCGCCGCTGATTGCCTATATGGACGACCAGCAATGGCCCGCTTTCTCTGAGAGCATCGTCATGATGGCCGATATTCCGCCGAACGATACGACGGAATCGATCGAACATCTGCCGTTGCGCGATGTCGGCCGTTTTGTTGACGCACGGCTGCAGATTTGCGGCGAGAGCAGCCTGGAGAAAGCGGGGCTTGCCGAAATCATCAACGCCATCAAGCCGGAATGCGGACTGTTTCTCTTCGAGGCGCAGGACGAGGGACCGATCGCTGTGTCGCTCGCCGTTCATGACAATGATCTCGCGGGCATCTTGCAGGTGGCGGTTGCCGAGAGCGTAAGACGTCAGGGCGTCGGTAGCGCTATCGTCAATGCGTCGCTGCGCTGGGCGCGTCTGCGGGGTGCCCGCACCGCCTGGCTTTCGGTCGAAGCCGACAATGAGGGCGCGATACAACTCTACCGCAAATTCGGCTTCAAGGATGTCTACCGGTATGCGTACCGGCGGCAAGGAGTTTGA
- a CDS encoding DUF1178 family protein, whose amino-acid sequence MIKYTLACDNGHSFEGWFSSGADFDRQAELGLVSCPVCGSATVGKELMAPSVSTARKKDETKVLMMDQARKEAVAKIRELVTSIRDNAEDVGTKFPEEARKIHYGEAEQRGLIGQATIDEAKALLEEGIEIAALPVLPDDVN is encoded by the coding sequence TTGATCAAATACACGCTTGCCTGCGACAACGGCCATTCGTTCGAGGGATGGTTCTCCTCCGGCGCCGATTTCGACCGGCAGGCGGAGCTTGGCCTGGTGTCCTGTCCCGTCTGCGGCTCTGCCACGGTCGGCAAGGAGCTGATGGCGCCTTCGGTTTCGACGGCCCGCAAGAAGGACGAGACCAAGGTGCTGATGATGGATCAGGCCCGCAAGGAAGCGGTGGCCAAGATCCGCGAACTGGTCACGTCCATCCGCGACAATGCCGAGGATGTCGGGACAAAGTTTCCCGAGGAAGCCCGCAAGATCCATTATGGCGAGGCCGAGCAGCGCGGGCTGATCGGGCAGGCGACGATCGACGAAGCCAAGGCGCTTCTGGAGGAAGGCATCGAGATTGCCGCCCTGCCGGTGCTGCCGGACGACGTGAACTGA
- a CDS encoding ribbon-helix-helix domain-containing protein codes for MTNVEKISVALTTQQAAMLRDAVGTGAYATTSEIVREAVRDWSAKWEARQADTRRLTELWNGGKASGKPVAIDLDQLREELRQELRAAQKHAG; via the coding sequence GTGACCAATGTAGAGAAGATCAGTGTTGCGCTGACAACGCAGCAGGCAGCGATGCTGCGCGATGCTGTAGGCACCGGTGCTTATGCCACAACCAGCGAAATTGTCCGCGAAGCTGTGCGTGACTGGTCCGCCAAATGGGAGGCGCGGCAAGCCGATACACGCAGGTTGACCGAGCTTTGGAATGGAGGCAAGGCAAGCGGCAAACCCGTCGCCATCGACCTTGACCAGCTGCGGGAAGAACTACGCCAGGAACTTCGCGCCGCGCAGAAACATGCCGGCTGA
- the argJ gene encoding bifunctional glutamate N-acetyltransferase/amino-acid acetyltransferase ArgJ, with the protein MSGSVSPLAPKSFADMPPVRGVRMATAAAGIKYKNRTDVLLMVFDAPAAVAGVFTRSRCPSAPVDFCRQNLSGGLARAVVVNSGNANAFTGKKGRAATELTAQSASQAVGCSTGEVFLASTGVIGEPLDATKFAGVLSDMTEKAVGDFWFEAAKAIMTTDTYPKVATRSTEIGGVTVTINGIAKGAGMIAPDMATMLSFVVTDADITPEALQVLLSEGTGPTFNSVTVDSDTSTSDTLMLFATGAAGKDGQAKIVSPTDPALDGFRVALNDLLRDLALQVVRDGEGARKMVAVTVEGAESDAAAKRIGLSIANSPLVKTAVAGEDANWGRVVMAVGKSGELADRDRLAIWFGDVRVAIDGERDPTYSEAAASAVMKQEDIAIRVEIGLGSGSATVYTCDLTKEYVEINGDYRS; encoded by the coding sequence ATGTCCGGTTCCGTTTCCCCGCTTGCCCCCAAATCCTTTGCCGACATGCCGCCAGTGCGCGGCGTGCGCATGGCGACAGCCGCCGCCGGCATCAAGTACAAGAACCGCACGGATGTCCTGCTGATGGTGTTCGACGCGCCGGCTGCCGTCGCCGGTGTCTTTACCCGGTCGCGCTGCCCGTCCGCTCCCGTCGATTTCTGCCGCCAGAACCTTTCCGGCGGCCTTGCCCGCGCGGTGGTCGTCAATTCCGGCAATGCCAATGCCTTTACCGGCAAGAAGGGCAGGGCGGCGACGGAACTCACAGCACAGTCCGCGTCGCAGGCGGTTGGGTGCTCGACCGGTGAGGTGTTTCTCGCCTCCACCGGCGTCATCGGCGAACCGCTGGATGCGACGAAATTTGCCGGCGTTCTCAGCGACATGACCGAAAAGGCGGTAGGCGATTTCTGGTTCGAAGCCGCCAAGGCGATCATGACCACAGACACCTATCCGAAGGTTGCCACCCGCAGCACCGAAATTGGCGGCGTTACCGTCACCATCAACGGCATCGCCAAGGGTGCCGGCATGATCGCGCCCGATATGGCGACGATGCTGTCGTTCGTCGTCACCGACGCGGATATCACGCCGGAAGCCCTGCAGGTTCTGTTGTCCGAGGGCACAGGCCCGACCTTCAACTCCGTCACCGTCGATAGCGATACATCGACCTCCGACACGCTGATGCTGTTTGCAACTGGCGCTGCCGGCAAGGACGGGCAGGCAAAGATCGTCAGCCCAACCGATCCGGCGCTCGATGGTTTCCGTGTGGCCCTTAACGATCTCCTGCGCGATCTGGCGCTGCAGGTGGTTCGCGATGGCGAAGGTGCCCGCAAGATGGTTGCCGTGACCGTTGAGGGCGCAGAGAGCGACGCTGCTGCCAAGCGCATCGGTCTGTCGATTGCCAATTCGCCGCTGGTGAAGACGGCAGTGGCCGGCGAGGATGCCAATTGGGGCCGCGTGGTCATGGCGGTCGGAAAATCCGGCGAGCTTGCCGACCGCGACCGGTTGGCAATCTGGTTCGGCGATGTCCGCGTTGCCATTGATGGCGAGCGCGATCCGACCTATTCGGAGGCTGCCGCGTCTGCGGTGATGAAGCAGGAAGACATCGCTATCCGCGTCGAGATCGGTCTCGGATCAGGCAGCGCGACCGTCTATACCTGCGATCTGACGAAGGAATATGTCGAGATCAACGGCGATTACCGGAGCTGA
- a CDS encoding DUF3291 domain-containing protein, whose product MTAGGPRLAIYNFGLHTGPEGDPRVEGFVLREPANFEAAARASGFIGRSGYRGVPGPRSWGQQVFPRFIEGSGFDSAPSSLSLWTDIESLMAFSYHGVHADALKHGRNWNIKPSWPPLVLWWVDGHRVPDWQDGAGRLEYLHDHGASGRAFTFKQPFTAGGEAYAIDRDKVRRIAQENAKGQADLLAHVLTLKV is encoded by the coding sequence ATGACGGCGGGCGGACCTCGTCTGGCCATCTACAATTTCGGCCTGCATACCGGGCCAGAAGGCGACCCTCGCGTCGAGGGTTTCGTGTTGCGCGAGCCAGCCAATTTCGAGGCAGCCGCGCGGGCATCCGGTTTCATCGGCCGCTCCGGCTATCGCGGCGTTCCGGGACCGCGCAGCTGGGGCCAGCAGGTTTTTCCGCGTTTCATCGAAGGTAGCGGTTTTGACAGCGCGCCGTCCTCCTTGTCGCTCTGGACCGATATCGAATCGCTGATGGCATTTTCCTATCATGGCGTTCACGCCGACGCGTTGAAGCACGGGCGCAACTGGAACATCAAACCGAGCTGGCCGCCGCTTGTGCTCTGGTGGGTGGACGGCCACCGCGTGCCCGACTGGCAGGACGGCGCCGGGCGGCTGGAATATCTCCACGATCACGGCGCGTCCGGCAGAGCCTTCACCTTCAAACAACCCTTCACCGCCGGGGGTGAAGCCTATGCGATCGACCGGGACAAAGTCCGGCGGATTGCGCAGGAGAATGCCAAGGGGCAGGCCGATCTGCTTGCGCATGTGCTGACGTTGAAAGTCTAG
- a CDS encoding DUF1705 domain-containing protein, translated as MHSLPIATPRVLRPVIGSEMLSLIVAFYLVFLTNRTFWSKAAGYLGAPSTALFLLAIGLFSLFSALCVMVSVKYLTKPFFILLIIIAAASARFMDTFGTIIDVDMIRNAAQTAGSEAGHFLTAGFIIHMLLFGAVPSLLIVLVRIRHRPFYQKFKINLVLILCLLAVFISVSTANMRTFAAALRQHRDLAATVNPVAPIVSAVRYAVAARRMHTAS; from the coding sequence GTGCATAGCCTACCAATCGCCACGCCGCGCGTGTTGCGCCCGGTCATCGGTAGCGAGATGTTGAGCCTGATCGTGGCGTTTTATCTCGTTTTCCTCACCAACAGGACGTTCTGGTCGAAGGCAGCCGGCTATCTCGGGGCGCCCAGCACGGCGCTGTTTTTGCTCGCCATCGGGCTTTTTTCGCTGTTTTCGGCGCTCTGCGTCATGGTTTCCGTGAAATATCTGACGAAACCATTTTTCATCCTGCTGATCATCATTGCCGCCGCCAGCGCGCGCTTCATGGATACGTTTGGCACCATTATCGACGTCGATATGATCCGCAATGCGGCGCAGACCGCTGGCTCTGAAGCCGGCCATTTCCTGACTGCAGGTTTTATCATCCATATGCTGCTGTTTGGGGCCGTGCCCTCGCTGCTGATCGTGCTGGTGCGGATCAGGCACCGGCCATTCTATCAGAAGTTTAAGATCAACCTCGTGTTGATCCTGTGTCTTCTGGCCGTTTTCATCTCCGTCAGCACTGCCAATATGCGCACATTTGCAGCTGCCCTGCGCCAGCATCGCGATCTCGCCGCAACGGTCAATCCTGTGGCGCCCATCGTCAGTGCGGTGCGCTATGCCGTGGCGGCACGCCGGATGCACACCGCGTCCTAA
- a CDS encoding peptidylprolyl isomerase → MLKYKMLAAVALIAVMAAQGPAAAQDAADPVIAKVGDTEIHQSELDYALTGLDPQLAQLPDDQKRAAALSGLIDVKLLAKDADKEGLQNDADFKKRLAYLTDRELHNAFFKKHVVDAVKPEEVKARYDVEIAKIPAQEEAKARHILVKTEEEAKAIIKDLDAGKDFATIAKEKSTDPNKADGGDLGYFTKDRMVPEFSEAAFKLEKGKYTEVPVKTQFGFHVILLEDKRMQPPPPFEQVEPQVKQLVMRDKYIELLTAAKKDAGVDITDPALKKAYDEANKAEAETAN, encoded by the coding sequence ATGTTGAAATACAAAATGCTTGCGGCAGTTGCCCTGATCGCTGTCATGGCCGCCCAGGGCCCGGCAGCAGCGCAGGACGCGGCCGATCCGGTTATTGCCAAGGTTGGCGATACGGAAATCCACCAGTCCGAGCTCGATTATGCCCTGACCGGCCTTGATCCGCAGCTTGCCCAGCTGCCGGACGACCAGAAGCGCGCCGCAGCCCTTTCCGGCCTGATCGACGTGAAGCTCCTGGCCAAGGATGCGGACAAGGAAGGCCTGCAGAACGATGCGGACTTCAAGAAGCGTCTTGCCTATCTGACCGACCGCGAGCTGCACAATGCCTTCTTCAAGAAGCACGTCGTCGATGCCGTCAAGCCGGAAGAGGTTAAGGCCCGCTACGACGTGGAAATCGCCAAGATCCCGGCGCAGGAAGAAGCCAAGGCCCGCCATATTCTGGTGAAGACCGAGGAAGAAGCCAAGGCGATCATCAAGGATCTGGATGCCGGCAAGGACTTTGCGACCATCGCCAAGGAAAAGTCGACCGATCCGAACAAGGCTGATGGCGGCGATCTCGGCTATTTCACCAAGGACCGCATGGTTCCGGAATTCTCCGAAGCGGCCTTCAAGCTCGAAAAGGGCAAGTATACCGAAGTGCCGGTCAAGACGCAGTTCGGCTTCCATGTCATCCTGCTCGAAGACAAGCGCATGCAGCCGCCGCCGCCGTTCGAGCAGGTCGAGCCGCAGGTCAAGCAGCTCGTCATGCGCGACAAGTATATCGAGCTTCTGACCGCAGCCAAGAAGGACGCGGGCGTCGATATCACCGATCCGGCTTTGAAGAAGGCCTATGACGAGGCCAACAAGGCGGAAGCCGAGACCGCCAACTGA
- a CDS encoding GNAT family N-acetyltransferase, whose product MDFSDLRFSTQRLDIRRFVPADFAAFQAYHRLPEVYRYLYAEPLDDAEAAEKFERACVPRLRKKGDAAVFAVERREDAAVIGELVLKLESAIARQVEVGYIFNPAFAGKGYATEAMRAILDFAFSTLNFHRAFARLDAANAGSVGVVERLGMRREAHLVENDQFKGVWGDEFIYALLRDEWMSRKNSV is encoded by the coding sequence ATGGATTTTTCCGATCTTCGCTTTTCCACGCAACGCCTGGACATCCGGCGGTTCGTGCCCGCCGATTTTGCGGCATTTCAAGCCTATCACCGCCTGCCGGAGGTCTATCGCTATCTGTATGCCGAGCCGCTCGATGACGCCGAAGCTGCCGAAAAGTTCGAGAGAGCATGTGTGCCCCGGCTTCGCAAGAAGGGCGATGCCGCCGTGTTTGCGGTCGAGCGCCGCGAGGACGCAGCCGTCATCGGCGAATTGGTGCTGAAGCTTGAAAGCGCGATCGCGCGGCAGGTAGAGGTCGGCTATATCTTTAATCCGGCCTTTGCGGGCAAGGGTTATGCGACGGAAGCGATGCGGGCCATTCTGGATTTTGCGTTTTCAACGCTCAATTTCCACCGTGCCTTTGCAAGGCTCGATGCCGCCAATGCCGGGTCGGTCGGGGTGGTCGAGCGGCTGGGGATGCGGCGTGAGGCGCATCTGGTTGAGAACGACCAGTTCAAGGGCGTCTGGGGCGACGAGTTCATCTATGCGCTGCTGCGGGACGAATGGATGTCGCGCAAGAACAGCGTTTGA